The genomic DNA CTATGTTCGGGTCTATTCCATTTAACATTACCTTTTGTTGATAAGCATTTCTTGTAGTTTTCGTTGGTCACAGGTTGCTCACCATCTACAAATGGTTCTTTAGGGGTGATGCCCAAAATATCAAAGAGTTTCATGTCTTGGTTAATGTCTGGGTTAGGAGTGGTTAGTAGCTTATCCCCAGCAAATATGGAAGATGCACCAGACATGAAACACAAGGCTTGTCCTTCGTCACTCATCTCAGTTCTTCCAGCAGACAAACGAACTACTGCTTTAGGCATTACAATACGAGTAGTCGCTACCATACGTACCATTTCCCAAATAGATATTGTTTCTTGCTCTTCTAGTGGTGTTCCTTCAACAGCTACCAGCGCATTAATAGGAACAGACTTAGGTTGTGGATTCATATTAGCTAAAGTGACGAGCATTCCGCAACGGTCTTCAATAGATTCGCCCATGCCTACGATACCGCCAGAACATACGCTAATCCCCGCCTTTGAGGCGTTCTCAATCGTTTTTATCCTGTCGTCATAATCTCTAGTAGAAATAATTTCTTTGTAGTGTTCTTCCGAAGTGTCCAAATTGTGGTTGTAAGCATATAGTCCTGCATCGGCTAGGCGTTGAGCTTGTTCTTCTGTCATCATTCCTAAAGTGCAACACACTTCCATTTCTAGGTTGTTGACGGTTTGTACCATTTCCAAAACTTGATCGAATTCTTCGTTGTTTTGAATGTTTCTCCAAGCTGCTCCCATACACAAACGAGATGAGCCATTGGCTTTGGCTCTAAGGGCTTGTGCCTTAACTTGTGAAACGCTCATAAGGTCATTGCCTTCAATGCCTGTATTATAACGTGCCGCTTGAGGGCAGTAGCCACAGTCTTCAGGACATCCACCTGTTTTAATGGATAATAAAGTGCTAATTTGAACTTCAAGTGGATTGTGATTTTGTCTATGAGTCTGAGCTGCTTCATAAATCAACTCATTAGAGGTTTGTTGTAAACGTCTAAAACTTCCTGTAATGTCCAACTTTTATTCATATCGATTGCATTTGTGTAACAAATATAGTTTTTAATCTGCTTTTTGAACTATAATACTGACTGCATTTCCACCAAATCCAACAGCATTAACCAAAATGCTTTTTGGTGCTTTTTGTTTCTGTTCTACTTCCGTTTCGTAAGGGAAAGAAATCAGTTCTTCTTTTTGTAGCATTTCTATTGCTAAATCTAAACTTATGCCGCCAGATGCCCCAAAAGTATGACCGCTTTGGTGTTTGGTGCTTATAAGGTGAGGTGTTTTTTCTCCAAAAATGTTTTGTATGGCTTGTATTTCTGCCTTATCCCCTTGAAGTGTGCCGGGAGCGTGCATTATTATAGCATCTACTGTCTTTAATCCACTATCTTTTAGTGCCATTAGCATACTTTTTTGCATACATTGAGCGTCTGCAGATAATGAGGCGGGGTGTTCTATCTTCTCTGTGGCATAGCCTAATCCAATGATTTTAGCTAGACTCTTCTGACCTTTATCTTTCTCTAAACAAAAAACGGCAGAGCCCTCGCCAAGCACCATAGTATTCGATTGTTTGCTTATTCTGAGTGGAGAACAAGGCCAATCGTTAGTCTTCTTTGAATATATACCTATGCCCCGCATTTGAGCAATAGTAAAGTCGCTAAGTGGTGCTTCGCTACCACCAGCAATGAAGCGTTGACTCATTCCGCTTTTTATCCAAACACAAGCGTTAAGTATAGAGTGTAATGCTGTACTGCAAGTGATGGAATGAGAAAGAGTCGCTCCCTTTGTGCCTAAATCGAATGCTAGCCAAGAGGCAATATTTCCTAATGTTGTAGTGGGCGATACTAATGGTGACATTCTATCGTTGGGTGACTCGATGAAGTGTTTGTGATATTTTTCAAAAAGTTGAGTAGCGCCTCTTGATGAGCCCATATTTATACCAACCTCAGATAAATTGTTCCAATGACTTTCTGATAAGGCTTGACGACCTGCCATTATGCCCAATAAAACACTTTTATCTAACCTTCTGTAATGATTATTTTCTTGTCTTAGCTGGAGTAATTTCTTTTCTGTTTCGGCATTTAATTTGCCTGTTGGCGTATCTCTATCGTTAAAACAACAAATGGTTAAGGCCGATTCTTTACTCTGATATTGAGCCCAAATACGTTCTCTTTCGTGCCCAAGTGCTGACACACTTGCTTTTGCTATTATCAGTATAGGTTGCATGGGGTTCAAAGATACACTATTCGACCTTTTCTAAGGCCTCAAAAATGCTATTATAAACGGTGTTAAGTTCTTGGTCAGTAATGCAGTATGGAGGTAAGATATAAAGCACATTTCCTAGTGGACGCAGTAGCACACCTTTATCAATAAAATACTGGTAGAGCAATTGCTTAACATTACTGGAATATCCTTTTTTATCACTTACAATATCCATAGCTAAAATTGTACCGCATTGCCTGACATTTTTGACCTTCGAATGTTGGGAAATTTTATGAGCAAATTCATGATGCTTAGTAGCAATGTGTTGGATTTTCTTCTGACATTTTTCTTTTTCTAATAATTCTAAACTAGCAATGGCAGCAGCACAACCAATAGGGTTGCCTGTGAAAGAATGACCATGAAGAAATGCTGTACTGAGGTCGTCCCCTAAAAATGAATCGTAAATATCTTGACTGCAAGTGGTTAATGATAATGGTAGGGTTCCCCCTGATAAACTCTTAGATAGACACATTAAGTCAGGACTTTCAGTCAATTGATTGCAAGCAAAATAAGTTCCTGTTCTCCCGAATCCAGTCATTACTTCATCGGCAATACACAAAACCTCATATTCTTTACATAAGGCTATCATTTTGTCAAGTGTTGTGGCTGAATACATTTGCATCCCTGATGCGCCTTGAACTAAGGGTTCAAAGATAAAACAGGCTACTTCTCCGCTTTTCAATTGTTCTTTTAGTGCTGAAAGCGTAGCCTCTTCATCGGATGGAAAGGGTAGGTGTTCTACCTTAAATAAGTAATTTTCAAATGGTGCAGAAAATATGCTTTTAGCTCCTGCTGACATAGCACCAAAAGTTTCGCCATGATATCCACCCTCTAGTGCCAAAATACGATAACGTTTCAAGCCTTTATTTTTCCAATATTGTATGCTCATCTTTAGGGCAATCTCTACGGCTGAAGAGCCGTCTCCGGAAAAGAAAAACTTCTTTTGATTTTGAGGTAGGTAGGTGCTCAGTTTAGAACATAAGTTTGTGGCTGCCTGATGAGTGAACCCCGCAAACATAACGTGCTCCAAGTCGCTCATTTGTTCGTTAACTTTTTGAGCAATATAGGGGTTGGCATGTCCGTGTAAATTTACCCACCAAGAGGAAATAGCATCAATGTAAGTTTTGCCATTTTCATCTATAAGTAGTGTGCCTTTTCCTTTAACTATGGGAATAGGGTTTTCGGCCGTTTTCATCTGTGTGAAAGGGTGCCAAATGTATTGTTTATCATCTTTAGAAATGCTCATTACTTGATGTGTTTAAACTGTTGAGCAATTGTTTTAACACTGTTTTTATCTATTTTATCTATTTGCGGAATTCTCCCCAAAAGCTTAAGTCCTGTTTTAGACAAAATAATATTTTCAGTGTCTTTGTTTTCGTCACCATTAAAGATGATGCCCTTTATTTTTAGCTCTCTGTTTTCTAGGGCTTCCACACTCAATAAAGTGTGGTTGATACTACCCAAATAATGCTGACTTACTAATATGGTTTCCGCTTTAAATTGAGCAATTAAATCGATAATACAATCGGTGTCATTAAGTGGAACGTGTAAGCCACCAGCTCCTTCAATAATTAATCGATTTTGTGTTTGAGGAAGTGTGCAATTAGCCGTTTGAATTTCAATGTTTTCTCTTTGGGCTGCAGCGTGTGGTGACATGGCTGCCTTAAGCCGATAACTTTCTTGGTGAAATTGGCTTTTGTTATTGGAGATGAGGGCTTTTACTTTTAGAGTGTCACTATTTTCTAATTCACCAGATTGTATGGGTTTCCAATAATCGGCTTCTAAAGCTTCGACTAATATGGATGAAGTTAAGGTTTTGCCTATTTCTGTTCCTATGCCTGTTACAAAATACCTCATTGAAATGAATTGATTTGTTGGCAAAGGTTATAAATTTCTTCTTTAGTATTGAAAGAATGAAGACAAATTCTTAAACGCTCTTGACCGATAGCTACGGTTGGGTGTAGTATGGGTCGTACGTCTAAATGGTGTTTTGATAATTGTATAGCGGCTTTTTTAGTAGGGCTATTACCGCCAATAAGAACGCATTGTATTGCCGAATTACTTTCTATAAGCTTAGTGTTTTTACAATTCGCTTTAAAGTATGCTATGTTTTGTTTTAGTTTTTTTCTTTCTTCTGTGTTTTCAATATTTTGATATGCCCAGCTAATGCGTTCTATAGCGTGAGGGGGCAAGGCGGTTGTATAAATGAATGGTCTAGAAAAATTGAGTAGGTAATCGTGTAATAACTGACTGCCTACAATAGCGGCGCCATGACTTCCTAATGCTTTTCCATAGGTGTATATACGAGCAAAAGTGTCTATATTTTGGCATAAGCCCTGACCTTTGTCTCCAAAAATACCAAAAGCGTGTGCCTCATCAACAATGAGTTTTGCGTCGTATGTTTTACAAATTGAAGCTATTTTTTCTAGAGGTGAATGATCGCCATCCATTGAGTATATACTTTCAACCACTACAAAGGCTTGTCCAGTAGCTTGTTTTAATTTTTCTTGTAGCTGAATTGTATCGTTGTGTTGGAAGGCAAAACTACGTGCTAGTCCTAATCGTATGCCATCACGTATGGAGGCATGGCACAGTTGGTCGTAGATTACAGTATCTTCTTTTTGAGGAATACAAGAGAAAAAGCCCAAATTAGCATCGTATCCTGAATTGAAGATTAATGCCGCTTCTGTTTGGTGGCATTTTGCAATTTCTTTTTCTAGTAAAAGGTGCAATGGGGTGTTTCCGCTTATCAGTCGGCTACCAGTACTGCCCATCGCTTGTTGATTAGGGTTTTGTTTTTGGGCAAATCCTAAGTAGTCGTTAGAACAAAAATCGACCAAGCCAGAAGTTATGCTTAGCTGACGAAGAGAGTTGTTTTTCTCTCTTTCAGATAATTTATTTTTTAATTTGTCCTCGAACATATACGTCCAAATATAGCATAAAAAAAGAGGGTTACTAAGTAGCCCTCTTTAAATTACAAATAGTGAAAACGTTATTCAGCAAGAACAATAATCTTATTGTTTTGCATTTCAATTACACCACCATTGATTTCAAAAAGTTCAGTATTGTTGTTAGTGTCAATAACTCGAACATTGCCTTTTGTTAAAGTAGAAATGATAGGAGCATGGTTGTTCAAAATTTCAAACTTACCATCAACTCCTGGAAGTTGAACGGAGCTTACTTGCCCTTCAAATACTTTGTGTTCAGGTGTGATAATTTCTAATTGCATCTGTCAATAATTATTTAGCTTCTGCTAACATTTTTTCACCTTTTTCTTTAGCTTCTTCAATAGTTCCAACTAGGTTGAAGGCAGCTTCAGGATATTGATCCATTTCACCGTCCATAATCATGTTGAAACCTTTTATCGTGTCTTGTATATCTACCAATACACCTTTAAGACCAGTAAACTGCTCTGCTACGTGGAATGGTTGAGATAAGAAACGTTGTACACGTCTAGCTCTAGATACAGCCAATTTATCTTCGTCAGATAATTCTTCCATACCAAGAATAGCGATAATATCTTGTAACTCTTTGTAACGCTGTAAAAGCATTTTTACTTTTTGGGCACAATCGTAGTGCTCATCACCTACTACATCTGGAGATAGAATTCTTGATGTAGAATCTAATGGATCTACCGCAGGATAGATACCAAGCTCAGCAATTTTTCTTGAAAGTACTGTCGTTGCATCCAAGTGAGCAAATGTTGTTGCAGGTGCAGGGTCTGTCAAGTCATCGGCAGGTACATATACTGCTTGTACAGATGTAATAGAGCCGTTTTTAGTGGAAGTAATACGCTCTTGCATCGTTCCCATCTCTGTTGCTAGAGTTGGCTGATAACCTACTGCTGATGGCATACGACCTAGAAGTGCTGATACCTCAGAACCAGCTTGAGTAAATCGGAAAATATTGTCAACGAAGAATAATACATCACGACCTTTTCCTTTTCCATCACCATCACGGAAGTATTCCGCTAATGTTAGTCCTGATAAAGCCACACGAGCACGAGCCCCTGGAGGTTCGTTCATCTGACCGAATACGAAAGACGCTTTAGAGTCGCCCATTTTAGAGGCATCTACTTTAGATAAATCCCATCCGCCTTCTTCCATAGAGTGCAAGAAATCTGGGCCGTAATCAATAATACCAGACTCTAACATCTCTCTTAATAAATCGTTTCCTTCACGAGTTCTTTCACCTACACCAGCAAATACAGATAAACCACCGTGTCCTTTGGCGATGTTATTAATTAACTCCTGAATAAGTACTGTTTTACCTACACCAGCACCACCAAACAAACCAATCTTACCACCTTTTGCATAAGGCTCGATAAGGTCAATAACTTTGATACCAGTGTATAATACTTCTGTTGAAGTAGATAAGTCTTCAAATTTTGGTGCTTCACGGTGAATAGGAAGTCCATTCTCACGGTCTAAATTTTCCATACCGTCAATAGCTTCACCAATTACGTTAAATACACGTCCTTTGATATGCTCACCAGCAGGCATTTTAATTGGTGCGCCTGTAGCGACTACTTCAACGCCTCTTTTTAATCCGTCAGTAGAATCCATGGAAATGGCACGAACTGTATCTTCTCCAATGTGTTGTTGACATTCTAGGACTAATTTTACACCATTATCTTTAGTTATCTCTAGAGAATCATAAATATCTGGTAATCCTGCTTCGTTGTTTTCGAAAGTAACATCGACAACTGGTCCGATGATTTGTGAAATTTTACCTTTATTCTGTGACATCTTGTTATGCTTAATTATTTCAGTTAAATATAGGTTTAAATCCTATGTTAATTTCGGGCAAAAATACGTGAATTATTTAGTTTGTCGCAAAGATTTATTCAATAAATTAATTAGTACTTTTGAACAAGGTTTTAACATTCAAAATAGAAATCAAAATTTGAAGGTATATCATTCCATTTCTGAGTTCAAAAATGTAAGTCGTCCTATCCTAACTACAGGTACTTTTGATGGTGTTCATTTTGGTCATAAAATCATTATTGATCGCCTAAAAGAGATTGCTCAAAAACAAAAGGGAGAAACGGTTTTGCTGACTTTTTCTCCGCACCCTCGAATGGTTCTTTTTCCTGAAGATCATCAGCTTCAGTTGATTAATACTATGGAAGAAAAAATTAAACTGCTGGAAGAAGCGGGAATAGAGCACTTAATTATACATCCATTTACTAAAGCATTCTCACGTACAACCTCTATGCAATTTGTAAGGGATATTATTGTTAACCAATTGCATACCCACAAGCTCGTTATTGGCTATAATCACCATTTCGGAAGAAATAGAGAAGGCTCTTTTGAACACCTTAAAGAATACGCTCCTTTGTATGGCTTTGAAGTGGAAGAAATATCGGCCCAGCTAATCGATGATGTTAGTATCAGTTCTACCAAAATTCGCAAGGCTCTTTTGTCTGGAAATGTTTCAAAAGCATCTGAGTATTTGGGTTATAATTATTCTTTTCAAGGGCGAGTTGTGGAAGGCAAAAAAATAGGAAGAACTATTGGTTTTCCAACCGCTAATCTTTCTATTTCTGATGAAACTAAGTTGATACCTAAAGATGGTGTTTATGCCGTTAATGTTGAGGTCAAAGGGCAATTGCACAATGGAATGATGAATATTGGAAACAACCCTACCGTAAAAGGAAATCAACAAAGTGTTGAAGTTCATATTTTTGACTTTGATTCTAGTATTTACGATCAACTTCTTAGAGTGTATTTCGTTTGTCGTTTGAGAGATGAAATCCTTTTTGAAAATCTTGATGACTTACAAAATCAATTGCAATTAGATAAGGCTAAAGGTCTAGAGGTTTTGAGATAGCTTTTTTTTTGTAAATTAGTTTCCCTTTTAAAAGCCTATTAATATAAAAAAGCTAACCCTTATGGCTGTGCTGTGTCTAGCATTGTCTTTTTTTTCTTGTAGTAAAGATTATCCTATTGAACCTATTCCAGAACCCATTTTTAATACCAATTTGCCTTCTTTTCCATTGTCGTATTTGTACATAATAGAAAAGGAGTATGATTTGTTACATTCCACTGATTTTAAGCAAAGTAGGGAACACTATTTTGAGAAACGATTAATTGAATTATTTCCAAATACAGCATATGATGGAATGACTCGTGAATCAAAAGTTGAAGCCGAACATTTTGAGGAGTCCTATAACCAATATATTAAGAGTGTCACTAATTATAGTATGCTTACCAACTCTGTGGACTCTTCTTTAATGGTTGAAGAATATCAGCCATATATGTCTTACGAACAAGAGGTTATTAATATGAATTTATCTCATTCAGAAGTGGTTGCTTTGAGTGTTTGGGATAACATAGCATTACTTCAGTTGAATAAGAGTCAAATGGATAGTGCATTTCACGCTTTTGGCCGATTTTGGATTAATGATGTAAACATCTCTTATATGCTTATCCCTTTAGCAATTGCAGTTGAGTATTCTGTTTTTAGGATACTACAATCGAGGATTAGAGCTCAACAAAAAGCAGAATTTTATTTTCCCAATGCTTTAGGTAGTGGCTGTCGGGGCGATGCGTTTAGGCATGTCTATGTGAGTATGATGTTGAGAAGGTATTTGGGG from Flavobacteriales bacterium includes the following:
- a CDS encoding beta-ketoacyl synthase N-terminal-like domain-containing protein, with translation MQPILIIAKASVSALGHERERIWAQYQSKESALTICCFNDRDTPTGKLNAETEKKLLQLRQENNHYRRLDKSVLLGIMAGRQALSESHWNNLSEVGINMGSSRGATQLFEKYHKHFIESPNDRMSPLVSPTTTLGNIASWLAFDLGTKGATLSHSITCSTALHSILNACVWIKSGMSQRFIAGGSEAPLSDFTIAQMRGIGIYSKKTNDWPCSPLRISKQSNTMVLGEGSAVFCLEKDKGQKSLAKIIGLGYATEKIEHPASLSADAQCMQKSMLMALKDSGLKTVDAIIMHAPGTLQGDKAEIQAIQNIFGEKTPHLISTKHQSGHTFGASGGISLDLAIEMLQKEELISFPYETEVEQKQKAPKSILVNAVGFGGNAVSIIVQKAD
- the bioA gene encoding adenosylmethionine--8-amino-7-oxononanoate transaminase, giving the protein MSISKDDKQYIWHPFTQMKTAENPIPIVKGKGTLLIDENGKTYIDAISSWWVNLHGHANPYIAQKVNEQMSDLEHVMFAGFTHQAATNLCSKLSTYLPQNQKKFFFSGDGSSAVEIALKMSIQYWKNKGLKRYRILALEGGYHGETFGAMSAGAKSIFSAPFENYLFKVEHLPFPSDEEATLSALKEQLKSGEVACFIFEPLVQGASGMQMYSATTLDKMIALCKEYEVLCIADEVMTGFGRTGTYFACNQLTESPDLMCLSKSLSGGTLPLSLTTCSQDIYDSFLGDDLSTAFLHGHSFTGNPIGCAAAIASLELLEKEKCQKKIQHIATKHHEFAHKISQHSKVKNVRQCGTILAMDIVSDKKGYSSNVKQLLYQYFIDKGVLLRPLGNVLYILPPYCITDQELNTVYNSIFEALEKVE
- the bioD gene encoding dethiobiotin synthase codes for the protein MRYFVTGIGTEIGKTLTSSILVEALEADYWKPIQSGELENSDTLKVKALISNNKSQFHQESYRLKAAMSPHAAAQRENIEIQTANCTLPQTQNRLIIEGAGGLHVPLNDTDCIIDLIAQFKAETILVSQHYLGSINHTLLSVEALENRELKIKGIIFNGDENKDTENIILSKTGLKLLGRIPQIDKIDKNSVKTIAQQFKHIK
- a CDS encoding pyridoxal phosphate-dependent aminotransferase family protein → MFEDKLKNKLSEREKNNSLRQLSITSGLVDFCSNDYLGFAQKQNPNQQAMGSTGSRLISGNTPLHLLLEKEIAKCHQTEAALIFNSGYDANLGFFSCIPQKEDTVIYDQLCHASIRDGIRLGLARSFAFQHNDTIQLQEKLKQATGQAFVVVESIYSMDGDHSPLEKIASICKTYDAKLIVDEAHAFGIFGDKGQGLCQNIDTFARIYTYGKALGSHGAAIVGSQLLHDYLLNFSRPFIYTTALPPHAIERISWAYQNIENTEERKKLKQNIAYFKANCKNTKLIESNSAIQCVLIGGNSPTKKAAIQLSKHHLDVRPILHPTVAIGQERLRICLHSFNTKEEIYNLCQQINSFQ
- the atpC gene encoding ATP synthase F1 subunit epsilon, which produces MQLEIITPEHKVFEGQVSSVQLPGVDGKFEILNNHAPIISTLTKGNVRVIDTNNNTELFEINGGVIEMQNNKIIVLAE
- the atpD gene encoding F0F1 ATP synthase subunit beta — its product is MSQNKGKISQIIGPVVDVTFENNEAGLPDIYDSLEITKDNGVKLVLECQQHIGEDTVRAISMDSTDGLKRGVEVVATGAPIKMPAGEHIKGRVFNVIGEAIDGMENLDRENGLPIHREAPKFEDLSTSTEVLYTGIKVIDLIEPYAKGGKIGLFGGAGVGKTVLIQELINNIAKGHGGLSVFAGVGERTREGNDLLREMLESGIIDYGPDFLHSMEEGGWDLSKVDASKMGDSKASFVFGQMNEPPGARARVALSGLTLAEYFRDGDGKGKGRDVLFFVDNIFRFTQAGSEVSALLGRMPSAVGYQPTLATEMGTMQERITSTKNGSITSVQAVYVPADDLTDPAPATTFAHLDATTVLSRKIAELGIYPAVDPLDSTSRILSPDVVGDEHYDCAQKVKMLLQRYKELQDIIAILGMEELSDEDKLAVSRARRVQRFLSQPFHVAEQFTGLKGVLVDIQDTIKGFNMIMDGEMDQYPEAAFNLVGTIEEAKEKGEKMLAEAK
- a CDS encoding bifunctional riboflavin kinase/FAD synthetase — translated: MKVYHSISEFKNVSRPILTTGTFDGVHFGHKIIIDRLKEIAQKQKGETVLLTFSPHPRMVLFPEDHQLQLINTMEEKIKLLEEAGIEHLIIHPFTKAFSRTTSMQFVRDIIVNQLHTHKLVIGYNHHFGRNREGSFEHLKEYAPLYGFEVEEISAQLIDDVSISSTKIRKALLSGNVSKASEYLGYNYSFQGRVVEGKKIGRTIGFPTANLSISDETKLIPKDGVYAVNVEVKGQLHNGMMNIGNNPTVKGNQQSVEVHIFDFDSSIYDQLLRVYFVCRLRDEILFENLDDLQNQLQLDKAKGLEVLR